From a region of the Haloferax volcanii DS2 genome:
- the trpF gene encoding phosphoribosylanthranilate isomerase, with amino-acid sequence MTRVKVCGVTDETDLAAVDAAGADAVGAICDVPVDTPREIPRERARELFAAAPPFLTTTLVTMPDSVDHARDLAREVGPDVLQLHGDFAADDLDSLRATGVGVVPVVDATDLARARDLAPVVDAILVDTPSDSGAGGTGETHDWDASRDLVAAVDAPVILAGGLTPDNVVEAVRTVEPYGVDVASGVEASGGVKDHDAVRAFVAAAKTARGAVDDHEEVVA; translated from the coding sequence ATGACCCGCGTCAAAGTGTGCGGCGTCACCGACGAAACCGACCTCGCCGCCGTCGACGCGGCCGGTGCCGACGCGGTCGGTGCCATCTGCGACGTGCCCGTGGACACGCCCCGCGAGATTCCCCGCGAGCGCGCCCGCGAACTGTTCGCCGCCGCGCCGCCGTTCCTCACGACCACCCTCGTGACGATGCCCGACTCCGTCGACCACGCCCGAGACCTCGCCCGCGAGGTCGGCCCGGACGTGCTCCAACTCCACGGCGACTTCGCGGCCGACGACCTCGACTCGCTCCGCGCGACGGGCGTCGGCGTCGTCCCGGTCGTCGACGCGACCGACCTCGCCCGCGCACGCGACCTCGCGCCCGTCGTCGACGCTATCCTCGTCGACACGCCCTCCGACTCGGGCGCGGGCGGCACCGGCGAGACCCACGACTGGGACGCCTCGCGCGACCTCGTCGCGGCGGTCGACGCGCCCGTAATTCTCGCGGGCGGCCTGACGCCAGACAACGTCGTCGAGGCGGTTCGAACCGTCGAACCTTACGGCGTCGACGTCGCGAGCGGCGTCGAGGCCTCCGGCGGGGTCAAGGACCACGACGCGGTCCGCGCGTTCGTCGCCGCGGCGAAGACGGCTCGCGGAGCGGTCGACGACCACGAGGAGGTCGTCGCGTGA
- the trpD gene encoding anthranilate phosphoribosyltransferase: MQDYIERVTGGADLTVEEARDAARAVFEDATEAQIGALLAALRAKGETEAEIAGFAQGMRDAALTIEPDRGPLVDTCGTGGDDYNTINVSTTSALVAAGAGAAVAKHGNYSVSSSSGSADVLEVAGVNVEAEPESVEACIEDNGVGFMLAPVFHPAMKAVIGPRKELGMRTVFNVLGPLTNPAGADAQVLGVYDADLVPVIAESLSHMPVERALVVHGSGMDEIALHDATTVAEIDGDEITEYTLTPADLGLERAPIEAVAGGTPQENADDLEGILTGDVTGPKRDLILANAGAAIYVAGLADSLEGGVEVARDAIDSGAAKAKHDALREA, encoded by the coding sequence ATGCAGGATTATATCGAACGTGTGACCGGCGGTGCGGACCTGACTGTCGAGGAGGCGCGCGACGCCGCGCGGGCGGTCTTCGAGGACGCGACCGAGGCGCAAATCGGCGCGCTCCTCGCCGCGCTCCGGGCGAAAGGCGAGACCGAGGCCGAAATCGCGGGGTTCGCGCAGGGGATGCGCGACGCCGCCCTGACCATCGAGCCCGACCGCGGCCCGCTCGTCGATACCTGCGGCACCGGCGGCGACGACTACAACACCATCAACGTCTCGACCACGAGCGCGCTCGTCGCGGCCGGCGCGGGCGCGGCGGTGGCCAAGCACGGCAACTACTCCGTCTCTTCGTCTTCTGGGAGCGCCGACGTGCTGGAGGTCGCCGGCGTGAACGTCGAGGCCGAACCCGAGTCCGTCGAGGCGTGCATCGAGGACAACGGCGTCGGCTTCATGCTCGCGCCCGTGTTCCACCCCGCGATGAAGGCCGTCATCGGCCCGCGGAAGGAACTCGGCATGCGGACGGTCTTCAACGTCCTCGGCCCGTTGACGAACCCCGCCGGGGCCGACGCGCAGGTCCTCGGCGTCTACGACGCCGACCTCGTCCCCGTCATCGCCGAGTCGCTGTCGCACATGCCCGTCGAGCGCGCCCTCGTCGTCCACGGCTCCGGCATGGACGAAATCGCGCTCCACGACGCGACCACGGTCGCCGAAATCGACGGCGACGAAATCACCGAGTACACCCTCACGCCCGCCGACCTCGGCCTCGAACGGGCCCCCATCGAGGCGGTCGCCGGCGGCACGCCGCAGGAGAACGCCGACGACCTCGAAGGCATCCTCACCGGCGACGTGACCGGGCCGAAGCGCGACCTCATCCTCGCCAACGCCGGCGCGGCAATCTACGTCGCCGGCCTCGCGGACTCGCTGGAGGGGGGCGTCGAAGTCGCCCGCGACGCCATCGACTCCGGGGCCGCGAAAGCCAAACACGACGCGCTTCGGGAGGCGTGA
- a CDS encoding DUF2062 domain-containing protein, whose protein sequence is MYDRLAPIRPRVRSGLERAFAADHTPHEVAASFAFGVFFVAMPTAGTALALFALIGYFVERASRLALVATLVVFNPPVKWAVYGASFWLGSHLLGPVSGASVADVSLSSGLDILLRQLVGNTVLAAVLAVVGYAVTLQLARLHHRRQRSASPAGAAESRSDDARPDVPS, encoded by the coding sequence GTGTACGACCGTCTCGCGCCGATTCGTCCCCGCGTCAGGTCCGGCCTCGAACGAGCGTTCGCGGCGGACCACACACCTCACGAGGTGGCTGCCAGCTTCGCGTTCGGCGTCTTCTTCGTGGCCATGCCGACCGCAGGGACCGCCCTCGCGCTGTTCGCCCTCATCGGCTACTTCGTCGAGCGGGCGAGCCGACTCGCGCTCGTCGCCACGCTCGTCGTGTTCAACCCGCCCGTCAAGTGGGCGGTCTACGGCGCGAGCTTCTGGCTCGGCTCGCATCTGCTCGGGCCGGTTTCGGGGGCCTCGGTCGCAGACGTGTCGCTCAGTTCCGGCCTCGATATCCTCCTCCGACAGCTCGTCGGCAACACGGTTCTCGCCGCCGTCCTCGCCGTCGTCGGCTACGCGGTGACGCTCCAACTGGCGCGTCTGCACCACCGGCGACAGCGGTCGGCGTCGCCGGCGGGAGCCGCCGAGAGTCGAAGCGACGACGCCCGACCCGACGTGCCGTCGTGA